In uncultured Bacteroides sp., one genomic interval encodes:
- a CDS encoding IS1182 family transposase, which yields MLPQQETIPLSSYSDLYNLIIPENNLLRRINDLIDFSFIHKELVDKYSHDNGRTAESPIRMFKYLLLKTIYDISDVDVVERSRYDMSFKYFLGMVPEDDVINPSSLCKFRKLRLKDMALLDLLVGKTVSIAIEKGIIQSKTIIVDATHSASRSNPYKPIEILKMRSRQLRKVLYEVDDSLKGTLPDKNEDDDLKHELEYTVQLIDRIEKEEILINIPKIKERLNMLKETEEDIEDHYTTSKDEDARIGHKTEDSSFFGYKTHIAMSDERIITAAVVTSGEKGDGAQLVNLVEQSRKNGMAVDTVIGDTAYSGKDNLKRSKEKNTGFELISKLNPSLNGFRKDEDKFDFNKDAGMFVCPAGHMAVRKAVQGKKNGAWNQTTTYYFDVEKCRVCSRRKGCYKDGAKSKTYSLSIKTDEQKEQLDFQQTEEFKKKARERYKIEAKNSELKHSYGYDRALSYGLSCMEMQGAMTIFAANIKRILKLM from the coding sequence ATGCTACCCCAACAAGAGACTATCCCGCTCAGCAGTTATTCAGATTTGTATAATCTGATTATTCCCGAAAACAACCTTCTTCGGAGAATTAACGACCTCATAGATTTTAGTTTTATTCATAAAGAACTTGTAGATAAGTATAGCCATGACAATGGTCGTACTGCGGAAAGCCCTATTCGCATGTTCAAGTATCTGCTTTTGAAGACTATCTATGACATTTCTGATGTTGACGTTGTGGAACGTTCCAGATACGATATGTCATTTAAGTATTTTTTAGGGATGGTCCCTGAAGACGATGTTATTAATCCTAGTTCTTTATGCAAGTTCCGTAAACTACGTCTGAAGGATATGGCTCTACTAGATTTGCTTGTGGGCAAGACTGTTTCTATTGCCATTGAAAAGGGGATCATACAATCAAAGACTATTATTGTAGATGCCACTCACTCAGCTTCTCGTTCCAACCCTTATAAACCGATAGAGATACTTAAAATGCGTTCCAGACAGTTGCGCAAGGTTCTCTATGAAGTAGATGACAGTCTGAAAGGTACTCTTCCGGATAAAAATGAAGATGACGATTTAAAACATGAGCTGGAATATACAGTTCAACTTATTGACCGGATTGAAAAAGAAGAGATTCTGATCAATATACCTAAAATAAAGGAACGTCTCAACATGTTAAAAGAGACTGAAGAAGACATAGAGGACCATTATACGACTTCAAAAGACGAGGATGCGCGTATCGGTCACAAGACGGAAGATAGTTCCTTCTTCGGATATAAGACGCACATTGCGATGAGTGATGAACGCATTATTACAGCTGCGGTTGTAACTTCTGGAGAGAAGGGGGATGGGGCGCAGTTGGTGAATCTAGTGGAACAAAGCCGTAAAAATGGTATGGCAGTTGATACGGTAATTGGTGATACCGCCTATTCTGGTAAAGACAACTTAAAGCGCTCTAAAGAAAAGAATACAGGATTTGAACTGATATCTAAATTGAATCCTTCCCTAAACGGGTTCAGAAAGGATGAAGACAAGTTTGATTTTAACAAGGATGCCGGAATGTTTGTCTGCCCAGCAGGACATATGGCAGTCCGTAAAGCGGTTCAAGGCAAAAAGAATGGAGCATGGAATCAAACCACAACCTATTATTTTGATGTAGAGAAATGCAGGGTGTGCTCAAGGCGGAAAGGATGCTATAAAGATGGAGCAAAGTCAAAAACTTATTCACTTTCGATAAAAACAGACGAGCAGAAAGAACAACTTGATTTTCAACAGACTGAAGAATTTAAAAAGAAAGCAAGAGAACGCTACAAAATAGAAGCCAAAAACTCAGAACTTAAACATTCCTATGGATATGACAGGGCATTATCATATGGATTGTCATGCATGGAAATGCAGGGGGCTATGACAATCTTTGCTGCTAATATAAAAAGAATACTCAAATTAATGTAA
- a CDS encoding outer membrane beta-barrel protein — translation MKQEDKEKWITAFRESLEDYSEPPLFNDWERLEKELSVVPVAKPKRSYIMYYSAAAAIILLLIASATAIYLFDNSSDKYFETSQLPAEIETITDKKPLKDVIEPLINDVNKNARSALNKSAGKSSVLSGNKLALANSASANQPSALSGNKKNLVNKEAGKDAESSNEDVTLSKNNISDMQRSDERKAIEEQKLNDNGGEKKIAPQQGENNKSKKQALKTSPRKAEPVTELWELPRKKKQKNLSIGVSAGNTLSYSSEGGGMDYAMSPSYDYLNCMNVEEAIASNLLKSTPVKWNHKQPVSFGLSVRKYLTQRLAIESGLIYTRLESESSGSKSHNQKLDYIGIPVKLNYMLVDKRYFTLYLSGGGMAEKCISGKLNTRELSGKELSEDVSVKPLQWSLNGALGAQYNITPKMGIFVEPGVVYFFNDGSKVETIRKETPFNFNLQLGLRISY, via the coding sequence ATGAAACAGGAAGACAAAGAAAAATGGATCACTGCCTTTCGGGAAAGTTTAGAAGATTATTCCGAACCACCTTTATTCAATGACTGGGAAAGGCTGGAAAAGGAACTCTCTGTTGTTCCTGTTGCCAAACCTAAACGTTCATATATTATGTACTATTCGGCTGCGGCTGCAATTATATTGTTGTTAATTGCTTCGGCAACAGCAATCTATTTGTTTGATAATTCATCGGATAAGTACTTTGAAACATCTCAGCTTCCTGCCGAAATTGAGACGATAACTGATAAGAAGCCTCTGAAAGATGTGATTGAACCATTGATTAATGACGTTAACAAGAACGCCAGATCTGCATTGAACAAATCGGCTGGGAAGAGCAGTGTGCTTTCTGGTAATAAGCTTGCTTTAGCCAATAGCGCTTCGGCTAACCAACCGTCTGCCCTTTCCGGAAATAAGAAGAATTTAGTAAATAAGGAAGCAGGTAAAGATGCTGAAAGCAGCAATGAAGATGTGACTTTAAGCAAGAATAATATATCGGACATGCAACGTTCTGATGAAAGGAAAGCTATTGAAGAACAAAAGTTGAATGATAATGGTGGTGAGAAAAAGATAGCCCCTCAACAAGGAGAAAATAACAAATCAAAGAAACAGGCCCTTAAAACATCTCCTAGAAAAGCAGAACCAGTAACCGAACTTTGGGAGCTTCCAAGAAAGAAAAAACAAAAAAATCTTTCAATCGGAGTTTCTGCAGGAAACACTCTTTCATATAGTTCCGAAGGTGGTGGTATGGATTATGCAATGAGTCCAAGTTACGACTATTTAAATTGTATGAATGTTGAAGAAGCTATTGCATCTAATTTATTAAAATCTACACCGGTTAAATGGAATCATAAGCAACCTGTTTCGTTTGGCCTTTCTGTCCGTAAATATCTGACGCAAAGACTTGCTATAGAAAGCGGATTAATTTATACCCGGTTGGAATCGGAATCATCCGGTAGCAAAAGTCACAATCAGAAGCTAGATTATATTGGCATTCCTGTAAAACTAAACTATATGCTAGTGGATAAGCGTTATTTCACGCTTTATCTGTCAGGAGGCGGAATGGCCGAAAAATGTATATCCGGGAAATTAAACACCAGAGAGCTTTCAGGAAAGGAATTGTCAGAGGATGTAAGTGTAAAACCATTGCAATGGTCGCTTAACGGGGCTTTAGGAGCACAATACAACATTACTCCTAAAATGGGAATATTTGTAGAACCCGGAGTTGTTTACTTTTTCAATGATGGTTCTAAAGTGGAGACTATCCGCAAGGAAACTCCTTTCAACTTTAACCTGCAACTGGGATTAAGAATTAGTTATTAG
- a CDS encoding sigma-70 family RNA polymerase sigma factor, with protein MSETELTERCRAGDNTARKELYEHYAGQMFGICYRYAGDREIAQDLLHDGFLKAYCSFDKFTYRGEGSLRAWLSRVMVNISLDYLRKNDSAKQMLPLDQIPENIEEPREEDISQVPHKVLMKFIAELPSGYRTVFNLYVMEQLSHKEIAEKLGINEKSSSSQLFRAKKVLAKEIDNYLKENNQ; from the coding sequence ATGAGTGAAACCGAATTGACAGAACGTTGCCGGGCTGGAGATAATACAGCTCGCAAAGAACTTTATGAGCATTATGCAGGACAAATGTTCGGTATATGCTATCGGTATGCCGGTGATCGGGAGATTGCTCAGGACCTTCTTCACGATGGTTTTTTGAAAGCTTATTGCTCTTTTGATAAGTTTACCTATCGCGGAGAAGGCTCACTGAGAGCATGGCTCAGCAGAGTAATGGTAAACATATCACTGGATTATCTGAGGAAGAATGATTCCGCCAAGCAAATGCTGCCGCTCGATCAGATTCCGGAGAACATTGAAGAGCCTCGTGAGGAAGATATTTCTCAGGTTCCGCACAAGGTTCTGATGAAATTTATAGCAGAATTACCGTCCGGATATCGAACCGTATTCAATTTATATGTCATGGAACAACTTTCGCATAAAGAAATAGCTGAGAAATTGGGCATCAACGAAAAGTCCTCGTCCTCGCAATTATTTCGGGCAAAAAAAGTTTTGGCAAAAGAGATAGATAACTATTTAAAGGAAAATAATCAATGA
- a CDS encoding RidA family protein, protein MKKVISSEKAPGAIGPYSQAIEAGGMVFVSGQLPVDAATGEFAPGGVAEQTKQSFENIKHILAEAGLTTANIVKTTVFLSDMSLFAEMNAVYATYFDGAFPARSAVAVKALPKNAMVEIECIAVK, encoded by the coding sequence ATGAAAAAAGTAATTTCTAGTGAAAAGGCACCTGGTGCAATCGGACCTTATAGTCAGGCAATAGAAGCCGGGGGCATGGTGTTTGTTTCAGGACAGTTACCAGTGGATGCGGCTACCGGTGAATTTGCTCCGGGTGGAGTGGCTGAACAGACTAAGCAATCTTTTGAGAACATTAAACATATTCTGGCAGAAGCCGGACTTACTACTGCCAACATTGTAAAGACTACCGTTTTCCTTTCGGATATGTCTCTGTTTGCAGAGATGAATGCTGTTTATGCAACCTATTTTGATGGTGCATTCCCGGCTCGTTCTGCTGTGGCAGTAAAGGCTTTGCCTAAAAATGCAATGGTGGAGATTGAATGTATTGCAGTGAAGTAA
- a CDS encoding folylpolyglutamate synthase/dihydrofolate synthase family protein: MNYKETLNYLYESAPLFQQIGKSAYKEGLSNTYELDKHFKHPHKNFKTIHVAGTNGKGSCSHTLAAILQSAGYKVGLYTSPHLIDFRERIRVNGKPVTEEYVIDFVEKERKFFEPLQPSFFELTTAMAFKYFADQNVDVAIVEVGLGGRLDCTNIIHPDLCIITNISFDHTQFLGKTKALIAGEKAGIIKKDTPVIIGETNEETKPVFIQKADEVKAPIFFAEEEQLLWRWEMNKRGRWNYFTADYPHLKGELGGFCQIKNTNTILLALRLLKKNGYNIPDTAVEKGFEKVCELTGLMGRWQKLGINPSIVCDTGHNVGGITYISEQLSKQKYKKLHVVIGMVNDKDISGVLALLPKDAVYYFTKASVKRALHEADLKFLASKAGLYGKTYTDVPKAFEAAKANASNKDFIFVGGSSFVVADLLSYLEKNKKQEEGKV; the protein is encoded by the coding sequence ATGAATTATAAAGAGACTCTAAACTATTTATACGAAAGCGCTCCTTTGTTTCAGCAGATTGGGAAATCGGCATATAAAGAGGGGCTTAGTAACACTTATGAGCTGGATAAACATTTCAAACATCCACATAAAAACTTCAAGACTATTCATGTAGCAGGAACAAATGGTAAAGGATCCTGTTCTCACACACTTGCAGCTATCCTGCAATCGGCAGGATATAAAGTGGGACTCTACACCTCTCCTCACCTTATTGATTTCAGAGAAAGAATCCGTGTAAACGGAAAACCTGTAACTGAAGAATATGTGATTGACTTTGTAGAGAAGGAACGGAAGTTCTTCGAACCGCTTCAACCATCGTTCTTTGAACTAACCACTGCAATGGCCTTTAAATATTTTGCCGATCAGAATGTTGATGTGGCGATAGTGGAAGTTGGTTTGGGCGGGCGACTTGATTGCACCAATATTATTCATCCGGATTTATGCATTATAACTAATATCAGTTTCGATCATACTCAGTTCCTCGGAAAGACGAAGGCGCTTATCGCTGGCGAGAAGGCAGGTATTATAAAGAAGGACACACCTGTAATTATTGGCGAAACTAACGAGGAAACCAAACCTGTATTTATACAGAAAGCAGATGAGGTCAAAGCTCCTATATTCTTTGCAGAGGAGGAACAGTTGCTCTGGAGATGGGAAATGAATAAAAGAGGACGATGGAACTACTTCACGGCCGATTATCCTCATCTGAAAGGGGAACTTGGCGGATTTTGCCAGATTAAAAACACCAATACTATTCTTTTAGCTTTAAGATTATTGAAAAAAAACGGCTATAATATTCCTGATACAGCTGTAGAAAAGGGATTTGAGAAGGTTTGCGAACTTACCGGATTAATGGGCCGTTGGCAAAAACTGGGAATCAATCCGTCGATAGTTTGCGACACCGGACATAATGTTGGCGGTATAACTTATATTTCCGAACAACTAAGCAAGCAAAAATACAAGAAACTGCACGTTGTAATAGGAATGGTAAACGATAAAGATATCAGTGGTGTATTGGCTTTATTGCCCAAAGATGCTGTGTATTACTTTACTAAAGCAAGTGTAAAGCGTGCGCTACACGAAGCCGACCTGAAGTTTCTGGCAAGTAAAGCCGGTTTATATGGCAAAACCTATACTGATGTGCCCAAAGCATTTGAAGCTGCAAAAGCTAATGCTTCTAATAAAGATTTTATATTTGTAGGAGGAAGTAGTTTTGTTGTAGCAGATCTCCTCTCCTATCTTGAGAAGAACAAAAAGCAGGAAGAAGGTAAGGTTTAA
- a CDS encoding PhoH family protein, which produces MGTKKNFVLDTNVILHDHDCLRNFQENDVYLPIIVLEELDKFKKGNGEINYNAREFVRELDLITDDNLFTKGASLGEGMGKLFILTGGMESETVRKSFPERQADHEILSTADVLAKKYPKVKTILVTKDVNLRMKARSIGVLSEDYITDKVTNVDIFEKANEVYDGISSELIDKIYSTKEGVDISELEIRNVLQPNECFVLKSERNSVLARYNPFTHSVHRVTKAKSYGIEPRNAEQSFAFEILNDPDIKLVALTGKAGTGKTLLALASALSNMTDYKQILLARPIVALSNKDLGFLPGDAAAKVAPYMQPLFDNLNVIKHQFSPTSTELRRLDDMQKSGQLVIEALAFIRGRSLSETYCIIDEAQNLTPHEIKTIITRAGEGTKMVFTGDIQQIDQPYLDSESNGLVYMIDRMKGQNIFAHVNLVKGERSMLSELASNLM; this is translated from the coding sequence ATGGGAACTAAGAAAAATTTCGTGTTAGATACTAATGTTATTCTTCACGACCATGATTGTTTGAGAAATTTTCAGGAAAACGACGTCTATCTTCCTATTATTGTCTTAGAAGAATTAGATAAATTTAAAAAAGGAAATGGAGAAATAAATTATAACGCACGTGAGTTTGTTCGTGAGCTCGATTTGATTACTGACGATAACCTTTTCACTAAGGGAGCATCGTTGGGCGAAGGAATGGGAAAGCTCTTTATACTCACCGGTGGAATGGAGTCCGAAACTGTACGGAAATCTTTTCCCGAGCGTCAGGCCGATCATGAAATTCTCTCCACGGCAGATGTCCTTGCAAAGAAATATCCCAAAGTAAAAACTATCCTTGTTACGAAGGACGTGAATCTTCGTATGAAGGCCCGTTCCATAGGAGTGCTGTCTGAAGACTATATTACCGACAAGGTTACCAATGTGGATATATTTGAGAAGGCCAATGAAGTCTATGACGGAATATCCTCCGAACTTATAGATAAAATTTATTCTACCAAAGAAGGAGTAGATATTAGTGAGTTAGAAATAAGAAATGTTTTGCAGCCTAACGAGTGCTTTGTTCTGAAGAGCGAACGCAATAGTGTGTTGGCAAGATATAATCCGTTTACTCATAGTGTACACAGAGTTACTAAAGCAAAAAGCTATGGAATAGAACCACGTAACGCTGAGCAAAGCTTTGCTTTCGAGATTCTGAACGATCCCGATATTAAGCTCGTTGCTCTAACCGGAAAGGCCGGAACCGGTAAAACCTTGCTTGCCCTTGCATCAGCATTAAGCAATATGACTGATTACAAGCAGATACTATTGGCTCGTCCTATAGTGGCTCTTTCTAATAAAGACCTCGGCTTCCTTCCCGGAGATGCAGCTGCCAAGGTTGCACCTTACATGCAACCTCTTTTCGATAACCTGAACGTTATCAAACACCAGTTTTCTCCTACTTCAACAGAGTTAAGACGTCTGGACGATATGCAGAAAAGTGGTCAGCTGGTTATCGAGGCACTGGCTTTTATCCGTGGACGAAGCTTGTCGGAAACTTATTGCATTATCGATGAGGCTCAGAACCTTACTCCTCACGAGATTAAAACAATTATCACCCGCGCAGGAGAAGGAACAAAGATGGTCTTCACCGGAGATATTCAACAGATTGACCAACCTTATCTGGATAGCGAGTCCAATGGTTTAGTCTATATGATTGACCGCATGAAGGGCCAGAATATCTTTGCTCATGTTAATCTGGTAAAAGGAGAGCGTAGTATGCTGAGTGAGTTGGCTAGTAATTTGATGTAG
- a CDS encoding nucleotidyltransferase substrate binding protein yields MESLEDIRWQQRFDSYQKALKKIVEVVDSHSDFNELSDLEKEGLIQRFEYTFELSWKTLQDLLKYKGYIDIKGPNMVLQKSLEDGYIQDHDGWRAMKKAREITSHTYNEGDAGEIVANIFGKYAPLFKDLESVLLKECQKQSNNLF; encoded by the coding sequence ATGGAAAGTTTAGAAGATATAAGGTGGCAGCAAAGATTTGATAGTTATCAGAAAGCATTAAAAAAAATAGTAGAAGTAGTTGATTCTCACTCTGATTTTAATGAACTTTCTGATTTGGAAAAGGAAGGATTGATACAGCGGTTTGAGTACACATTTGAATTGTCATGGAAAACTCTTCAGGATTTGTTGAAATATAAAGGATACATTGATATAAAAGGACCAAATATGGTTTTACAGAAGTCATTAGAGGATGGATATATACAAGATCATGATGGCTGGCGTGCGATGAAAAAAGCCAGAGAAATAACCTCGCATACATATAATGAAGGGGATGCAGGAGAAATTGTAGCGAATATATTTGGTAAGTATGCTCCTCTCTTTAAAGATTTAGAAAGTGTACTTTTAAAAGAATGTCAGAAACAAAGTAATAATTTATTTTAG
- a CDS encoding nucleotidyltransferase domain-containing protein produces MFGLSEGVISELNNVFRKYPIIDEVIIFGSRSKGNFTNGSDIDLAVKGSVTSDDILKINLDIEDLELLYKVDVISYNEKIGTPIGRHIDRVAKVFYKK; encoded by the coding sequence ATGTTTGGTTTAAGTGAAGGTGTAATATCAGAGCTCAATAATGTATTTCGGAAATACCCGATTATTGATGAGGTTATTATTTTTGGTTCGAGATCCAAAGGTAATTTTACGAATGGTTCTGATATTGATTTAGCTGTAAAGGGAAGTGTTACATCGGATGATATTCTTAAAATAAATCTAGATATTGAAGATCTTGAATTATTGTATAAAGTCGATGTGATTTCTTATAATGAAAAGATAGGAACTCCTATCGGTCGTCATATTGATAGAGTTGCTAAAGTCTTTTATAAAAAGTGA
- the dnaJ gene encoding molecular chaperone DnaJ, whose amino-acid sequence MAKRDYYEVLGVEKSATADQIKKAYRKKAIQFHPDKNPGDKTAEENFKEAAEAYDVLSNPDKRARYDQFGHAGMSGAAGNGGPFGGGFGGGAGMSMDDIFSMFGDIFGGHGGGGFGGFGGFGGGGGQQQRRFRGSDLRVKVKLNLKEISTGVEKKFKLKKYVSCSHCHGTGAEGSSGSETCSTCKGSGSVIRNQQTILGTMQTRVTCPTCGGEGKIIKDKCKECAGEGIVYGEEVVSVNIPAGVAEGMQLSMGGKGNAGKHNGVPGDLLIQVEEEAHPDLVRDENDLIYNLLLSFPTAALGGAVEIPTIDNKVKVKIEAGTQPGKVLRLRGKGLPSVNGYGTGDLLVNVSIYVPETLTRDEKETLEKLESSDSFKPNSSVKEKIFRKFKSFFD is encoded by the coding sequence ATGGCAAAAAGAGATTACTATGAGGTGCTGGGCGTTGAAAAATCTGCTACAGCCGATCAGATAAAGAAAGCTTACCGTAAGAAAGCAATTCAATTTCACCCTGACAAAAATCCGGGAGATAAAACTGCAGAAGAGAACTTTAAAGAAGCTGCCGAAGCTTATGATGTTTTAAGCAATCCCGATAAGCGTGCTCGTTACGACCAATTTGGACATGCTGGCATGAGCGGTGCGGCCGGTAACGGTGGTCCGTTTGGCGGAGGATTTGGCGGAGGTGCCGGAATGTCAATGGACGACATCTTCTCTATGTTTGGTGATATCTTCGGTGGACACGGTGGCGGAGGCTTTGGTGGCTTCGGAGGTTTTGGCGGCGGAGGCGGCCAACAGCAAAGACGTTTCCGCGGATCAGATCTTCGTGTAAAGGTTAAACTAAATCTGAAAGAGATTTCTACCGGTGTAGAAAAGAAATTCAAACTAAAAAAATATGTTTCTTGTTCGCACTGTCACGGTACAGGAGCTGAAGGAAGCAGCGGTTCTGAAACTTGTTCTACCTGTAAAGGTAGCGGTTCGGTAATCCGTAACCAACAGACCATTCTGGGAACCATGCAGACTCGCGTTACTTGTCCTACCTGCGGTGGTGAAGGTAAAATCATCAAAGATAAGTGTAAAGAATGTGCCGGAGAAGGTATCGTATATGGTGAAGAAGTTGTAAGCGTAAATATCCCTGCTGGTGTAGCTGAAGGAATGCAACTATCCATGGGTGGAAAAGGAAACGCAGGAAAGCACAATGGAGTTCCAGGCGATTTACTTATCCAGGTGGAAGAAGAAGCACATCCAGACTTAGTTCGTGACGAAAACGATTTGATTTATAACTTATTGCTTAGCTTCCCAACCGCTGCTTTAGGTGGCGCTGTAGAAATACCAACTATTGATAACAAAGTAAAGGTTAAGATTGAAGCGGGAACTCAACCGGGTAAAGTTCTTCGTCTACGTGGCAAAGGTTTACCAAGCGTAAACGGATACGGAACAGGAGATTTACTTGTAAACGTAAGCATCTACGTTCCTGAAACATTGACCAGAGATGAAAAAGAGACTCTGGAAAAGTTGGAATCATCAGACAGTTTCAAGCCAAACAGTTCGGTTAAAGAAAAGATTTTCAGGAAATTCAAAAGTTTCTTCGATTAA
- a CDS encoding nucleotide exchange factor GrpE, with translation MVQSFWKKNKKKIYMDPKKKETFKEEELVDNTQQVDHETEASAAEKEAPAQEEEVLTPEQELAKKLEEANAKIEDQNDKYLRLSAEFDNYRKRTMKEKAELIKNGSEKCISSILPVIDDFERALKTTETATDIAAIREGLELVYTKFMSVMGQNGVEAIDATSEFNTDFHEAITTFAAPSEDLKGKIIDCVQTGYTLNGKVIRHAKVVVGE, from the coding sequence ATGGTGCAATCATTTTGGAAGAAGAATAAAAAGAAAATATATATGGATCCAAAGAAAAAAGAAACATTTAAAGAAGAAGAATTAGTAGATAACACTCAGCAAGTTGATCATGAAACAGAAGCATCTGCAGCTGAAAAAGAAGCTCCCGCTCAGGAAGAAGAAGTTCTTACTCCTGAACAAGAATTGGCTAAGAAGCTGGAAGAAGCTAATGCTAAAATAGAAGATCAGAACGATAAATATCTGCGTCTGTCGGCTGAATTTGACAATTACCGTAAACGCACAATGAAAGAAAAAGCCGAACTGATTAAGAATGGCAGCGAAAAGTGTATCAGCAGTATTCTTCCTGTTATTGATGACTTTGAGAGAGCTCTGAAAACTACGGAAACAGCTACTGATATTGCTGCTATTCGTGAAGGTCTCGAACTGGTTTACACTAAATTCATGAGTGTAATGGGACAAAATGGCGTTGAAGCAATTGATGCCACAAGCGAATTCAATACAGATTTCCACGAAGCAATCACAACATTTGCAGCTCCAAGTGAAGATCTTAAAGGCAAAATCATAGATTGCGTACAAACTGGCTATACACTTAATGGAAAAGTAATTCGTCATGCCAAAGTTGTAGTTGGCGAATAA
- a CDS encoding ATP-binding cassette domain-containing protein encodes MITVSNVSVQFGKRILFNDVNLKFTNGNCYGIIGANGAGKSTFLRTIYGDLDPTTGSIALGPGERLSVLSQDHFKWDAFTVMDTVMMGHTVLWDIMKQREVLYAKEDFTDEDGLKVSELEERFAELDGWNAESDAAMLISGLGVKEDKHYTLMGELSGKEKVRVMLAQALYGNPDNLLLDEPTNDLDMETVTWLEEYLANFEHTVLVVSHDRHFLDSVCTHTVDIDYGKINLFAGNYSFWYESSQLALRQQQNQKAKADEKKKELEEFIRRFSANVAKSKQTTSRKKMLEKLNVEEIKPSSRKYPGIIFTPERESGNRILEVSGLSKKTEEGVVLFSDINFNVEKEDKIVFISRNPRAMTAFFEIINGNLKADAGHYDWGVTITTAYLPVDNTDFFNTDLNLVDWLGQYGEGNEVYMKGFLGRMLFSGEEVLKKVSVLSGGEKMRCMIARMQLRNANCLILDTPTNHLDLESIQAFNNNLKTYKGNVLFSSHDHEFIETVANRVIELTPNGIIDKMMDYDEYITSDHIKELRKKMYGDKN; translated from the coding sequence ATGATTACAGTTTCGAACGTTTCAGTTCAGTTTGGTAAGAGAATATTGTTCAATGATGTAAATCTCAAGTTTACGAATGGTAATTGCTACGGTATTATCGGTGCCAACGGTGCGGGTAAATCTACTTTCCTTCGCACAATTTATGGTGATTTAGATCCTACTACCGGCTCTATTGCGTTAGGACCAGGTGAACGACTTTCAGTATTGAGTCAGGACCACTTTAAGTGGGATGCATTTACAGTTATGGATACCGTGATGATGGGACATACTGTTCTTTGGGATATTATGAAGCAACGTGAAGTTCTTTATGCGAAAGAAGATTTTACAGACGAAGATGGTTTGAAAGTTTCTGAGTTGGAAGAAAGATTTGCTGAACTTGATGGTTGGAACGCTGAGAGTGATGCGGCAATGCTGATAAGCGGACTTGGTGTGAAGGAGGATAAACATTACACATTGATGGGTGAGCTTAGTGGTAAGGAAAAGGTACGTGTTATGTTGGCGCAGGCTCTTTACGGTAATCCTGATAACTTGCTGCTTGATGAGCCTACCAATGACCTTGACATGGAAACTGTAACCTGGTTGGAAGAATATCTTGCCAACTTTGAGCACACAGTTTTGGTAGTAAGCCACGACCGTCACTTCCTAGACTCTGTTTGTACACACACTGTTGATATTGACTACGGTAAGATTAACCTCTTTGCCGGTAACTATAGTTTCTGGTACGAATCAAGCCAGTTGGCTCTTCGTCAGCAACAAAATCAAAAGGCTAAGGCCGATGAGAAGAAAAAAGAACTGGAAGAATTTATTCGCCGATTTAGTGCCAATGTGGCAAAAAGTAAGCAGACTACCAGTCGTAAGAAGATGTTGGAGAAACTTAACGTGGAAGAAATTAAACCGTCTTCACGTAAATATCCGGGAATCATCTTTACTCCTGAACGTGAATCGGGTAACCGTATTCTTGAAGTATCTGGGTTAAGCAAAAAGACAGAAGAAGGAGTAGTGCTGTTCAGCGATATTAATTTTAATGTAGAAAAAGAAGATAAGATTGTATTTATATCACGTAACCCGCGTGCTATGACTGCTTTCTTTGAGATCATCAATGGTAATCTTAAAGCTGATGCCGGACATTATGACTGGGGTGTAACTATTACAACAGCTTATCTTCCTGTTGATAATACCGATTTCTTTAATACAGACCTTAATCTGGTTGACTGGCTAGGTCAGTATGGTGAAGGAAATGAAGTTTATATGAAAGGCTTCCTTGGACGTATGCTTTTCTCGGGCGAAGAAGTGCTTAAGAAAGTAAGTGTACTTTCCGGAGGTGAAAAGATGCGTTGTATGATTGCACGTATGCAGCTTAGAAATGCAAACTGCCTGATTCTTGATACTCCAACCAATCACCTTGACCTGGAATCTATTCAGGCATTCAATAATAACCTGAAGACTTATAAAGGTAATGTGTTGTTCTCTTCTCATGACCACGAGTTTATTGAAACTGTAGCTAATCGTGTTATTGAGCTTACTCCAAACGGAATCATTGATAAGATGATGGATTATGATGAATACATCACTTCTGATCATATCAAAGAGCTTCGTAAGAAGATGTACGGGGATAAAAACTAA